A genomic window from Dama dama isolate Ldn47 chromosome 6, ASM3311817v1, whole genome shotgun sequence includes:
- the FGFR3 gene encoding fibroblast growth factor receptor 3 isoform X5 — protein sequence MGAPARVLAFCVAVAVMTGAVLGSPGVEPRVARRAAEVPGPEPSPQERAFGSGDTVELSCRLPAGAPTEPTIWVKDGVGLAPSGRVLVGPQRLQVINASHEDAGAYSCRQRLSQRVLCLFNVRVTDAPSSGDDEDEDDEAEDTAGAPYWTRPERMDKKLLAVPAANTVRFRCPAAGNPMPSITWLKNGKEFRGEHRIGGIKLRHQQWSLVMESVVPSDRGNYTCVVENKFGRIQQTYTLDVLERSPHRPILQAGLPANQTAVLGSDVEFHCKVYSDAQPHIQWLKHVEVNGSKVGPDGTPYVTVLKTAGANTTDKELEVLSLRNVTFEDAGEYTCLAGNSIGFSHHSAWLVVLPAEEELVEAGEAGGVFAGVLSYGLGFLLFILAVAAVTLYRLRSPPKKGLGSPAVHKVSRFPLKRQVTVSLESSSSMSSNTPLVRIARLSSGEGPTLANVSELELPADPKWELSRARLTLGKPLGEGCFGQVVMAEAIGIDKDRAAKPVTVAVKMLKDDATDKDLSDLVSEMEMMKMIGKHKNIINLLGACTQGGPLYVLVEYAAKGNLREYLRARRPPGTDYSFDTCRLPEEQLTFKDLVSCAYQVARGMEYLASQKCIHRDLAARNVLVTEDNVMKIADFGLARDVHNLDYYKKTTNGRLPVKWMAPEALFDRVYTHQSDVWSFGVLLWEIFTLGGSPYPGIPVEELFKLLKEGHRMDKPANCTHDLYMIMRECWHAAPSQRPTFKQLVEDLDRVLTVTSTDEYLDLSVPFEQYSPGGQDTPSSGSSGDDSVFAHDLLPPAPPGSGGSRT from the exons aTGGGCGCCCCGGCTCGCGTCCTCGCGTTTTGCGTGGCAGTGGCGGTCATGACCGGCGCCGTCCTCGGTTCCCCGGGCGTGGAGCCCCGCGTCGCGCGGAGAGCGGCAG AGGTCCCAGGCCCCGAGCCCAGCCCACAGGAGCGGGCCTTTGGCAGTGGGGACACTGTGGAGCTGAGCTGCCGCTTGCCGGCGGGGGCGCCCACGGAGCCCACCATCTGGGTGAAGGACGGCGTGGGCCTGGCACCCTCGGGCCGCGTCCTGGTGGGGCCGCAGCGGCTACAGGTGATCAACGCCTCCCACGAGGACGCCGGGGCCTACAGCTGCCGCCAGCGCCTCTCCCAGCGGGTGCTGTGCCTCTTCAACGTGCGCGTGACAG ACGCCCCGTCCTCGGGGGACGACGAAGATGAGGACGACGAGGCCGAGGACACAG CAGGGGCCCCTTACTGGACGCGGCCCGAGCGGATGGACAAGAAGCTGCTAGCGGTGCCGGCCGCCAACACAGTTCGCTTCCGCTGCCCGGCTGCCGGCAACCCCATGCCGTCCATCACCTGGCTGAAGAACGGCAAGGAGTTCCGGGGCGAGCACCGCATCGGGGGCATCAAG CTGCGGCACCAGCAGTGGAGCCTGGTCATGGAGAGCGTGGTGCCCTCGGACCGCGGCAACTACACGTGCGTCGTGGAGAACAAGTTCGGCAGAATCCAGCAGACCTACACCCTGGACGTGCTGG AGCGCTCTCCGCACCGCCCCATCCTACAGGCGGGGCTGCCTGCCAACCAGACCGCCGTGCTGGGCAGCGACGTGGAGTTCCACTGCAAGGTCTACAGCGACGCCCAGCCCCACATCCAGTGGCTGAAGCACGTGGAGGTGAACGGCAGCAAGGTGGGGCCCGACGGCACGCCCTACGTCACCGTGCTCAAG ACGGCGGGCGCTAACACCACCGACAAGGAGCTAGAGGTTCTATCCTTGCGCAATGTCACCTTTGAGGACGCGGGGGAGTACACGTGTCTGGCGGGCAATTCTATCGGGTTTTCCCATCACTCTGCGTGGCTGGTGGTGCTGCCAG CCGAGGAGGAGCTGGTGGAGGCCGGTGAGGCTGGCGGTGTGTTTGCGGGCGTCCTCAGCTATGGGCTGGGCTTCCTCCTCTTCATCCTGGCCGTGGCCGCCGTGACGCTCTACCGCCTGAGGAGCCCACCCAAGAAGGGCCTGGGCTCGCCCGCAGTGCACAAGGTCTCCCGCTTCCCGCTCAAGCGACAGGTAACA GTGTCCTTGGAGTCCAGTTCGTCTATGAGCTCCAACACGCCGCTGGTGCGCATCGCCCGGCTGTCTTCGGGCGAGGGCCCCACCCTGGCCAACGTCTCTGAGCTCGAGCTGCCCGCCGACCCCAAGTGGGAGCTGTCCCGGGCCCG GCTGACCCTGGGCAAGCCTCTCGGGGAGGGCTGCTTCGGCCAGGTGGTCATGGCAGAGGCCATTGGCATCGACAAGGACCGAGCTGCCAAGCCCGTCACGGTGGCGGTGAAGATGCTGAAAG ATGATGCCACGGATAAGGACTTATCGGACCTGGTGTCCGAGATGGAGATGATGAAGATGATTGGAAAACACAAGAACATTATCAACCTGCTGGGCGCCTGCACGCAGGGCG GGCCCCTTTACGTGCTGGTGGAGTACGCGGCCAAAGGCAACCTGCGGGAATACCTAAGGGCGCGGCGGCCCCCGGGCACTGACTACTCCTTCGACACCTGCCGGCTGCCCGAGGAGCAGCTGACCTTCAAAGACCTGGTGTCCTGCGCCTACCAGGTGGCGCGGGGCATGGAGTACCTGGCCTCGCAGAAG TGCATCCATAGGGACCTGGCGGCCCGCAACGTGCTGGTGACCGAGGACAACGTGATGAAAATCGCCGACTTCGGCCTGGCCCGTGACGTGCACAACCTCGACTACTACAAGAAGACCACCAAC GGCCGCCTGCCCGTGAAGTGGATGGCACCCGAGGCCTTGTTTGACCGCGTCTACACCCACCAAAGTGACGT CTGGTCCTTCGGGGTCCTGCTCTGGGAGATCTTCACGCTGGGGGGCTCGCCGTACCCCGGCATCCCCGTGGAGGAGCTCTTCAAGCTGCTGAAGGAAGGACACCGCATGGACAAGCCGGCCAACTGCACGCATGATCT GTACATGATCATGCGTGAATGCTGGCACGCCGCGCCCTCGCAGAGGCCCACTTTCAAGCAGCTGGTGGAGGACCTGGACCGCGTTCTCACCGTGACGTCCACCGAC GAGTACCTGGACCTGTCAGTGCCCTTCGAGCAGTACTCGCCAGGCGGCCAGGACACCCCCAGCTCTGGCTCCTCGGGAGATGACTCCGTGTTCGCTCACGACCTGCTGCCCCCGGCCCCACCCGGCAGCGGGGGCTCGCGGACGTGA
- the FGFR3 gene encoding fibroblast growth factor receptor 3 isoform X11 has translation MGAPARVLAFCVAVAVMTGAVLGSPGVEPRVARRAAEVPGPEPSPQERAFGSGDTVELSCRLPAGAPTEPTIWVKDGVGLAPSGRVLVGPQRLQVINASHEDAGAYSCRQRLSQRVLCLFNVRVTDAPSSGDDEDEDDEAEDTAGAPYWTRPERMDKKLLAVPAANTVRFRCPAAGNPMPSITWLKNGKEFRGEHRIGGIKLRHQQWSLVMESVVPSDRGNYTCVVENKFGRIQQTYTLDVLERSPHRPILQAGLPANQTAVLGSDVEFHCKVYSDAQPHIQWLKHVEVNGSKTAGANTTDKELEVLSLRNVTFEDAGEYTCLAGNSIGFSHHSAWLVVLPAEEELVEAGEAGGVFAGVLSYGLGFLLFILAVAAVTLYRLRSPPKKGLGSPAVHKVSRFPLKRQVTVSLESSSSMSSNTPLVRIARLSSGEGPTLANVSELELPADPKWELSRARLTLGKPLGEGCFGQVVMAEAIGIDKDRAAKPVTVAVKMLKDDATDKDLSDLVSEMEMMKMIGKHKNIINLLGACTQGGPLYVLVEYAAKGNLREYLRARRPPGTDYSFDTCRLPEEQLTFKDLVSCAYQVARGMEYLASQKCIHRDLAARNVLVTEDNVMKIADFGLARDVHNLDYYKKTTNGRLPVKWMAPEALFDRVYTHQSDVWSFGVLLWEIFTLGGSPYPGIPVEELFKLLKEGHRMDKPANCTHDLYMIMRECWHAAPSQRPTFKQLVEDLDRVLTVTSTDEYLDLSVPFEQYSPGGQDTPSSGSSGDDSVFAHDLLPPAPPGSGGSRT, from the exons aTGGGCGCCCCGGCTCGCGTCCTCGCGTTTTGCGTGGCAGTGGCGGTCATGACCGGCGCCGTCCTCGGTTCCCCGGGCGTGGAGCCCCGCGTCGCGCGGAGAGCGGCAG AGGTCCCAGGCCCCGAGCCCAGCCCACAGGAGCGGGCCTTTGGCAGTGGGGACACTGTGGAGCTGAGCTGCCGCTTGCCGGCGGGGGCGCCCACGGAGCCCACCATCTGGGTGAAGGACGGCGTGGGCCTGGCACCCTCGGGCCGCGTCCTGGTGGGGCCGCAGCGGCTACAGGTGATCAACGCCTCCCACGAGGACGCCGGGGCCTACAGCTGCCGCCAGCGCCTCTCCCAGCGGGTGCTGTGCCTCTTCAACGTGCGCGTGACAG ACGCCCCGTCCTCGGGGGACGACGAAGATGAGGACGACGAGGCCGAGGACACAG CAGGGGCCCCTTACTGGACGCGGCCCGAGCGGATGGACAAGAAGCTGCTAGCGGTGCCGGCCGCCAACACAGTTCGCTTCCGCTGCCCGGCTGCCGGCAACCCCATGCCGTCCATCACCTGGCTGAAGAACGGCAAGGAGTTCCGGGGCGAGCACCGCATCGGGGGCATCAAG CTGCGGCACCAGCAGTGGAGCCTGGTCATGGAGAGCGTGGTGCCCTCGGACCGCGGCAACTACACGTGCGTCGTGGAGAACAAGTTCGGCAGAATCCAGCAGACCTACACCCTGGACGTGCTGG AGCGCTCTCCGCACCGCCCCATCCTACAGGCGGGGCTGCCTGCCAACCAGACCGCCGTGCTGGGCAGCGACGTGGAGTTCCACTGCAAGGTCTACAGCGACGCCCAGCCCCACATCCAGTGGCTGAAGCACGTGGAGGTGAACGGCAGCAAG ACGGCGGGCGCTAACACCACCGACAAGGAGCTAGAGGTTCTATCCTTGCGCAATGTCACCTTTGAGGACGCGGGGGAGTACACGTGTCTGGCGGGCAATTCTATCGGGTTTTCCCATCACTCTGCGTGGCTGGTGGTGCTGCCAG CCGAGGAGGAGCTGGTGGAGGCCGGTGAGGCTGGCGGTGTGTTTGCGGGCGTCCTCAGCTATGGGCTGGGCTTCCTCCTCTTCATCCTGGCCGTGGCCGCCGTGACGCTCTACCGCCTGAGGAGCCCACCCAAGAAGGGCCTGGGCTCGCCCGCAGTGCACAAGGTCTCCCGCTTCCCGCTCAAGCGACAGGTAACA GTGTCCTTGGAGTCCAGTTCGTCTATGAGCTCCAACACGCCGCTGGTGCGCATCGCCCGGCTGTCTTCGGGCGAGGGCCCCACCCTGGCCAACGTCTCTGAGCTCGAGCTGCCCGCCGACCCCAAGTGGGAGCTGTCCCGGGCCCG GCTGACCCTGGGCAAGCCTCTCGGGGAGGGCTGCTTCGGCCAGGTGGTCATGGCAGAGGCCATTGGCATCGACAAGGACCGAGCTGCCAAGCCCGTCACGGTGGCGGTGAAGATGCTGAAAG ATGATGCCACGGATAAGGACTTATCGGACCTGGTGTCCGAGATGGAGATGATGAAGATGATTGGAAAACACAAGAACATTATCAACCTGCTGGGCGCCTGCACGCAGGGCG GGCCCCTTTACGTGCTGGTGGAGTACGCGGCCAAAGGCAACCTGCGGGAATACCTAAGGGCGCGGCGGCCCCCGGGCACTGACTACTCCTTCGACACCTGCCGGCTGCCCGAGGAGCAGCTGACCTTCAAAGACCTGGTGTCCTGCGCCTACCAGGTGGCGCGGGGCATGGAGTACCTGGCCTCGCAGAAG TGCATCCATAGGGACCTGGCGGCCCGCAACGTGCTGGTGACCGAGGACAACGTGATGAAAATCGCCGACTTCGGCCTGGCCCGTGACGTGCACAACCTCGACTACTACAAGAAGACCACCAAC GGCCGCCTGCCCGTGAAGTGGATGGCACCCGAGGCCTTGTTTGACCGCGTCTACACCCACCAAAGTGACGT CTGGTCCTTCGGGGTCCTGCTCTGGGAGATCTTCACGCTGGGGGGCTCGCCGTACCCCGGCATCCCCGTGGAGGAGCTCTTCAAGCTGCTGAAGGAAGGACACCGCATGGACAAGCCGGCCAACTGCACGCATGATCT GTACATGATCATGCGTGAATGCTGGCACGCCGCGCCCTCGCAGAGGCCCACTTTCAAGCAGCTGGTGGAGGACCTGGACCGCGTTCTCACCGTGACGTCCACCGAC GAGTACCTGGACCTGTCAGTGCCCTTCGAGCAGTACTCGCCAGGCGGCCAGGACACCCCCAGCTCTGGCTCCTCGGGAGATGACTCCGTGTTCGCTCACGACCTGCTGCCCCCGGCCCCACCCGGCAGCGGGGGCTCGCGGACGTGA
- the FGFR3 gene encoding fibroblast growth factor receptor 3 isoform X10 yields MGAPARVLAFCVAVAVMTGAVLGSPGVEPRVARRAAEVPGPEPSPQERAFGSGDTVELSCRLPAGAPTEPTIWVKDGVGLAPSGRVLVGPQRLQVINASHEDAGAYSCRQRLSQRVLCLFNVRVTDAPSSGDDEDEDDEAEDTAGAPYWTRPERMDKKLLAVPAANTVRFRCPAAGNPMPSITWLKNGKEFRGEHRIGGIKLRHQQWSLVMESVVPSDRGNYTCVVENKFGRIQQTYTLDVLERSPHRPILQAGLPANQTAVLGSDVEFHCKVYSDAQPHIQWLKHVEVNGSKSWISESAEADARLRLANVSERDGGEYLCRASNFIGVAEKAFWLRVHGPPAAEEELVEAGEAGGVFAGVLSYGLGFLLFILAVAAVTLYRLRSPPKKGLGSPAVHKVSRFPLKRQVTVSLESSSSMSSNTPLVRIARLSSGEGPTLANVSELELPADPKWELSRARLTLGKPLGEGCFGQVVMAEAIGIDKDRAAKPVTVAVKMLKDDATDKDLSDLVSEMEMMKMIGKHKNIINLLGACTQGGPLYVLVEYAAKGNLREYLRARRPPGTDYSFDTCRLPEEQLTFKDLVSCAYQVARGMEYLASQKCIHRDLAARNVLVTEDNVMKIADFGLARDVHNLDYYKKTTNGRLPVKWMAPEALFDRVYTHQSDVWSFGVLLWEIFTLGGSPYPGIPVEELFKLLKEGHRMDKPANCTHDLYMIMRECWHAAPSQRPTFKQLVEDLDRVLTVTSTDEYLDLSVPFEQYSPGGQDTPSSGSSGDDSVFAHDLLPPAPPGSGGSRT; encoded by the exons aTGGGCGCCCCGGCTCGCGTCCTCGCGTTTTGCGTGGCAGTGGCGGTCATGACCGGCGCCGTCCTCGGTTCCCCGGGCGTGGAGCCCCGCGTCGCGCGGAGAGCGGCAG AGGTCCCAGGCCCCGAGCCCAGCCCACAGGAGCGGGCCTTTGGCAGTGGGGACACTGTGGAGCTGAGCTGCCGCTTGCCGGCGGGGGCGCCCACGGAGCCCACCATCTGGGTGAAGGACGGCGTGGGCCTGGCACCCTCGGGCCGCGTCCTGGTGGGGCCGCAGCGGCTACAGGTGATCAACGCCTCCCACGAGGACGCCGGGGCCTACAGCTGCCGCCAGCGCCTCTCCCAGCGGGTGCTGTGCCTCTTCAACGTGCGCGTGACAG ACGCCCCGTCCTCGGGGGACGACGAAGATGAGGACGACGAGGCCGAGGACACAG CAGGGGCCCCTTACTGGACGCGGCCCGAGCGGATGGACAAGAAGCTGCTAGCGGTGCCGGCCGCCAACACAGTTCGCTTCCGCTGCCCGGCTGCCGGCAACCCCATGCCGTCCATCACCTGGCTGAAGAACGGCAAGGAGTTCCGGGGCGAGCACCGCATCGGGGGCATCAAG CTGCGGCACCAGCAGTGGAGCCTGGTCATGGAGAGCGTGGTGCCCTCGGACCGCGGCAACTACACGTGCGTCGTGGAGAACAAGTTCGGCAGAATCCAGCAGACCTACACCCTGGACGTGCTGG AGCGCTCTCCGCACCGCCCCATCCTACAGGCGGGGCTGCCTGCCAACCAGACCGCCGTGCTGGGCAGCGACGTGGAGTTCCACTGCAAGGTCTACAGCGACGCCCAGCCCCACATCCAGTGGCTGAAGCACGTGGAGGTGAACGGCAGCAAG TCGTGGATCAGTGAGAGTGCGGAGGCCGACGCGCGCCTCCGCCTGGCCAATGTGTCCGAGCGTGACGGGGGCGAGTACCTCTGTCGAGCCTCCAATTTCATAGGCGTGGCTGAGAAGGCCTTTTGGCTGCGTGTTCACGGGCCCCCAGCAG CCGAGGAGGAGCTGGTGGAGGCCGGTGAGGCTGGCGGTGTGTTTGCGGGCGTCCTCAGCTATGGGCTGGGCTTCCTCCTCTTCATCCTGGCCGTGGCCGCCGTGACGCTCTACCGCCTGAGGAGCCCACCCAAGAAGGGCCTGGGCTCGCCCGCAGTGCACAAGGTCTCCCGCTTCCCGCTCAAGCGACAGGTAACA GTGTCCTTGGAGTCCAGTTCGTCTATGAGCTCCAACACGCCGCTGGTGCGCATCGCCCGGCTGTCTTCGGGCGAGGGCCCCACCCTGGCCAACGTCTCTGAGCTCGAGCTGCCCGCCGACCCCAAGTGGGAGCTGTCCCGGGCCCG GCTGACCCTGGGCAAGCCTCTCGGGGAGGGCTGCTTCGGCCAGGTGGTCATGGCAGAGGCCATTGGCATCGACAAGGACCGAGCTGCCAAGCCCGTCACGGTGGCGGTGAAGATGCTGAAAG ATGATGCCACGGATAAGGACTTATCGGACCTGGTGTCCGAGATGGAGATGATGAAGATGATTGGAAAACACAAGAACATTATCAACCTGCTGGGCGCCTGCACGCAGGGCG GGCCCCTTTACGTGCTGGTGGAGTACGCGGCCAAAGGCAACCTGCGGGAATACCTAAGGGCGCGGCGGCCCCCGGGCACTGACTACTCCTTCGACACCTGCCGGCTGCCCGAGGAGCAGCTGACCTTCAAAGACCTGGTGTCCTGCGCCTACCAGGTGGCGCGGGGCATGGAGTACCTGGCCTCGCAGAAG TGCATCCATAGGGACCTGGCGGCCCGCAACGTGCTGGTGACCGAGGACAACGTGATGAAAATCGCCGACTTCGGCCTGGCCCGTGACGTGCACAACCTCGACTACTACAAGAAGACCACCAAC GGCCGCCTGCCCGTGAAGTGGATGGCACCCGAGGCCTTGTTTGACCGCGTCTACACCCACCAAAGTGACGT CTGGTCCTTCGGGGTCCTGCTCTGGGAGATCTTCACGCTGGGGGGCTCGCCGTACCCCGGCATCCCCGTGGAGGAGCTCTTCAAGCTGCTGAAGGAAGGACACCGCATGGACAAGCCGGCCAACTGCACGCATGATCT GTACATGATCATGCGTGAATGCTGGCACGCCGCGCCCTCGCAGAGGCCCACTTTCAAGCAGCTGGTGGAGGACCTGGACCGCGTTCTCACCGTGACGTCCACCGAC GAGTACCTGGACCTGTCAGTGCCCTTCGAGCAGTACTCGCCAGGCGGCCAGGACACCCCCAGCTCTGGCTCCTCGGGAGATGACTCCGTGTTCGCTCACGACCTGCTGCCCCCGGCCCCACCCGGCAGCGGGGGCTCGCGGACGTGA
- the FGFR3 gene encoding fibroblast growth factor receptor 3 isoform X4, with protein sequence MGAPARVLAFCVAVAVMTGAVLGSPGVEPRVARRAAEVPGPEPSPQERAFGSGDTVELSCRLPAGAPTEPTIWVKDGVGLAPSGRVLVGPQRLQVINASHEDAGAYSCRQRLSQRVLCLFNVRVTDAPSSGDDEDEDDEAEDTAGAPYWTRPERMDKKLLAVPAANTVRFRCPAAGNPMPSITWLKNGKEFRGEHRIGGIKLRHQQWSLVMESVVPSDRGNYTCVVENKFGRIQQTYTLDVLERSPHRPILQAGLPANQTAVLGSDVEFHCKVYSDAQPHIQWLKHVEVNGSKVGPDGTPYVTVLKSWISESAEADARLRLANVSERDGGEYLCRASNFIGVAEKAFWLRVHGPPAAEEELVEAGEAGGVFAGVLSYGLGFLLFILAVAAVTLYRLRSPPKKGLGSPAVHKVSRFPLKRQVSLESSSSMSSNTPLVRIARLSSGEGPTLANVSELELPADPKWELSRARLTLGKPLGEGCFGQVVMAEAIGIDKDRAAKPVTVAVKMLKDDATDKDLSDLVSEMEMMKMIGKHKNIINLLGACTQGGPLYVLVEYAAKGNLREYLRARRPPGTDYSFDTCRLPEEQLTFKDLVSCAYQVARGMEYLASQKCIHRDLAARNVLVTEDNVMKIADFGLARDVHNLDYYKKTTNGRLPVKWMAPEALFDRVYTHQSDVWSFGVLLWEIFTLGGSPYPGIPVEELFKLLKEGHRMDKPANCTHDLYMIMRECWHAAPSQRPTFKQLVEDLDRVLTVTSTDEYLDLSVPFEQYSPGGQDTPSSGSSGDDSVFAHDLLPPAPPGSGGSRT encoded by the exons aTGGGCGCCCCGGCTCGCGTCCTCGCGTTTTGCGTGGCAGTGGCGGTCATGACCGGCGCCGTCCTCGGTTCCCCGGGCGTGGAGCCCCGCGTCGCGCGGAGAGCGGCAG AGGTCCCAGGCCCCGAGCCCAGCCCACAGGAGCGGGCCTTTGGCAGTGGGGACACTGTGGAGCTGAGCTGCCGCTTGCCGGCGGGGGCGCCCACGGAGCCCACCATCTGGGTGAAGGACGGCGTGGGCCTGGCACCCTCGGGCCGCGTCCTGGTGGGGCCGCAGCGGCTACAGGTGATCAACGCCTCCCACGAGGACGCCGGGGCCTACAGCTGCCGCCAGCGCCTCTCCCAGCGGGTGCTGTGCCTCTTCAACGTGCGCGTGACAG ACGCCCCGTCCTCGGGGGACGACGAAGATGAGGACGACGAGGCCGAGGACACAG CAGGGGCCCCTTACTGGACGCGGCCCGAGCGGATGGACAAGAAGCTGCTAGCGGTGCCGGCCGCCAACACAGTTCGCTTCCGCTGCCCGGCTGCCGGCAACCCCATGCCGTCCATCACCTGGCTGAAGAACGGCAAGGAGTTCCGGGGCGAGCACCGCATCGGGGGCATCAAG CTGCGGCACCAGCAGTGGAGCCTGGTCATGGAGAGCGTGGTGCCCTCGGACCGCGGCAACTACACGTGCGTCGTGGAGAACAAGTTCGGCAGAATCCAGCAGACCTACACCCTGGACGTGCTGG AGCGCTCTCCGCACCGCCCCATCCTACAGGCGGGGCTGCCTGCCAACCAGACCGCCGTGCTGGGCAGCGACGTGGAGTTCCACTGCAAGGTCTACAGCGACGCCCAGCCCCACATCCAGTGGCTGAAGCACGTGGAGGTGAACGGCAGCAAGGTGGGGCCCGACGGCACGCCCTACGTCACCGTGCTCAAG TCGTGGATCAGTGAGAGTGCGGAGGCCGACGCGCGCCTCCGCCTGGCCAATGTGTCCGAGCGTGACGGGGGCGAGTACCTCTGTCGAGCCTCCAATTTCATAGGCGTGGCTGAGAAGGCCTTTTGGCTGCGTGTTCACGGGCCCCCAGCAG CCGAGGAGGAGCTGGTGGAGGCCGGTGAGGCTGGCGGTGTGTTTGCGGGCGTCCTCAGCTATGGGCTGGGCTTCCTCCTCTTCATCCTGGCCGTGGCCGCCGTGACGCTCTACCGCCTGAGGAGCCCACCCAAGAAGGGCCTGGGCTCGCCCGCAGTGCACAAGGTCTCCCGCTTCCCGCTCAAGCGACAG GTGTCCTTGGAGTCCAGTTCGTCTATGAGCTCCAACACGCCGCTGGTGCGCATCGCCCGGCTGTCTTCGGGCGAGGGCCCCACCCTGGCCAACGTCTCTGAGCTCGAGCTGCCCGCCGACCCCAAGTGGGAGCTGTCCCGGGCCCG GCTGACCCTGGGCAAGCCTCTCGGGGAGGGCTGCTTCGGCCAGGTGGTCATGGCAGAGGCCATTGGCATCGACAAGGACCGAGCTGCCAAGCCCGTCACGGTGGCGGTGAAGATGCTGAAAG ATGATGCCACGGATAAGGACTTATCGGACCTGGTGTCCGAGATGGAGATGATGAAGATGATTGGAAAACACAAGAACATTATCAACCTGCTGGGCGCCTGCACGCAGGGCG GGCCCCTTTACGTGCTGGTGGAGTACGCGGCCAAAGGCAACCTGCGGGAATACCTAAGGGCGCGGCGGCCCCCGGGCACTGACTACTCCTTCGACACCTGCCGGCTGCCCGAGGAGCAGCTGACCTTCAAAGACCTGGTGTCCTGCGCCTACCAGGTGGCGCGGGGCATGGAGTACCTGGCCTCGCAGAAG TGCATCCATAGGGACCTGGCGGCCCGCAACGTGCTGGTGACCGAGGACAACGTGATGAAAATCGCCGACTTCGGCCTGGCCCGTGACGTGCACAACCTCGACTACTACAAGAAGACCACCAAC GGCCGCCTGCCCGTGAAGTGGATGGCACCCGAGGCCTTGTTTGACCGCGTCTACACCCACCAAAGTGACGT CTGGTCCTTCGGGGTCCTGCTCTGGGAGATCTTCACGCTGGGGGGCTCGCCGTACCCCGGCATCCCCGTGGAGGAGCTCTTCAAGCTGCTGAAGGAAGGACACCGCATGGACAAGCCGGCCAACTGCACGCATGATCT GTACATGATCATGCGTGAATGCTGGCACGCCGCGCCCTCGCAGAGGCCCACTTTCAAGCAGCTGGTGGAGGACCTGGACCGCGTTCTCACCGTGACGTCCACCGAC GAGTACCTGGACCTGTCAGTGCCCTTCGAGCAGTACTCGCCAGGCGGCCAGGACACCCCCAGCTCTGGCTCCTCGGGAGATGACTCCGTGTTCGCTCACGACCTGCTGCCCCCGGCCCCACCCGGCAGCGGGGGCTCGCGGACGTGA